TGCCCCCAAATCTAAGGTTGTTGGTTAActtaacaaattaattaatttatcattACTTATCATAGATGTTATTTTGATCCATACTTAATATTACAGAAATCATTCTTACTACCTCTCACACTGCAATCACTATATGTAAATTAATTGAAGCAAATATAGAaactttataatataaatataggcAACCAGGATCTGTTTCTGAATTTAATAATTTTGAGTAATTCACATTCAAAAACTAGAAGTCAGGATGTGTTGGAATGCCAGGGCTTCAAAATCAAGACAATTCTATAAAGCAAAAAAGTTAAACTATTAGAACAAAGCTAAAATTAGAAGCTTATATGCTTTAGTTAACTTCAAAGAGTAATTTACTTCATCTATGGCAGAAACAAATCAGTATTTGTAAATGCTAGACTTTTATTACCACTACTTTTAGCacatccacattttttttttcctggcagtgTATCACATAATTGGAAATCCAAGTATGTCCaggctgtttccttttttttttttttttttttttactgataacAATAACCTAAGGAGGCCCATACAAAATGGTGTCTGTTTTTCTCCCTGTCCTAAGGGCCTCTTGCCTAATGGATTGAATTTGAATATAAAGGTTAGGAAGTTCCACCTTCATTTATGACTTACTGATTCAAACTTGCTAGGAAGGCACTTAGTTGTGGATGGTATTAAAAGAAGCTGCAGGCAAGGTGTCTGTCTGGCTCTACCTCCTTGTGAGGTAATGAATTAGATAtatagttgacctttgaacaacacggGGTTAGGGTTGCTGACCCTCcgcacagtcaaaaatccacatataactttacagtctgcCCTCCATATCTGCTGTTTTgtatcctcagattcaaccaaccgtggattatgcagtactgtagtatgtatttattgaaaaagaaatccacatacaagtggaccctcacagttcgaacccgtgttgttcaagggtcaactatacttTTTGCTGCActctcagtttaaaaaatacattagtcACCTCAGCATAGAGTTGGAAAAAGCAAGTTTCTCTCTGGATCAGGCTTCTCAGATTTTAAGGTGCTGTGAATCTCCACCTTTTGTCTTActaaaatgcagactctgatggtggtggcagaggctggtgggTGGCTGAAAttgggagttgtttaatgggtatagagtttcagttgtGCAAGATGAGAAGAGTTCTTGAGATTGGTTGCACAATAgcatgaatgtacttaacactactgaactgtacacataAAATTGGTTAAGAAGGTAAATGTTATGATaggtgtattttaccacaatacagcagaaattagcacaacattgtaaatcaactatacttcaattaaaaaaaaaatttctctgatAGCCCTAAAGGGAGGAGCTGCTAAGTGGGTTCTGTATTCTTGAGTGGATTCCTGATCTGTGACTGTGTGAAGGCCAGCCCTCCTTGTCCCTGCCAGCATACACAAAATTTGACcacaatgagagaaaaaataaaccgTTCTTGTGTCAAgcacttaaaacaaaaacaaaacctctgaTTCAGCTCGTTTGAGGtggggtctgagattctgcatttctcacaagttccTAGGTGATACCATTGCGGCTGGTACACAGACTACACTTTGAATAGTAAGGCTCTAGATAACTGGCTTACAGATGAACACTTGGGGAGCAGCTGAAGAACCATTGGTGTTCCATCTGAACCTAAGTAATTACTCCAATCCAGTccattattctgaactctttcaCCCATCAGGTTCCcagacaaaattaaaatgtgagaATAAACGACAACGGGACAAGTTAGATGAGCTGACATAGCTAAGGATAGCTTAACAGTATGCAAATTCATCCACAAAATCACCATCTAAATTACTGCAGAGAATAAAGTTTCTTCCTATATCATGTTTGCAAAGCACAGTTGGTCAAAGGAAGAATTAAGAAAGGAGatgttggcttccctggtggcgcagtggttaagagtccgcctgctgatgcaggggacgcgggttcgtgccctggtccgggaagatcccacatgccgcggagcggctgggcccgtgagccatggccgctgagcctgcgctccgcaatgggagaggccacagtagtgagaggcctgcgtaccgcaaaaaaaaaaaaaaaaaaaaggaaatgttaatTAGTGAAATTAATTATCAGGCTGACTCTTCTGGCTCAGAAAACCTTTGTCATATTCATACTCGAAAATCCTTCATGAGCacaaataaaatactataaagtACTATACGtgtccaaaattttaaaagcgtAATTTATTCTCATTGTTTGACAACAAACGAGAAAGAGATCAAGTTTCCTCCTAGCAGTTTATGGTGGGTACTTGCTGAATCCACTCTGTATTTACTGTTCTATCCCTTAAGCAAGCCAATATACTTCGGGtttttttggggaaaatatttacaggAAATTAGGAATTGTGTATGGCTAAGGTGGTTACAAGCTCAAAAAAGGTCTTGAATATAATTAGTCACTACTGTCTTGGGTCCCAAATGTTAGGATGGGGCTGAGATCTTCATGGTTGCCTGAACTTCAGTAGTGTGTTGAAGTCCTACAGAGGTAAGTGTCTAGCAAGTATTTCTTTTCTGATCCTTTGAAATTTTCCCTCAACCAGTCTGGCTGCTGGCACTGTACCTTTGCTTCTGGTAAACATGGTCCAAACACTTGCAACAAAAGTTTATCTTCTTTCACTGCTTTTTCAAAGTCTGCAAAAGATATCTTGCCATTGCTGTCATAATCCTAGAGAGGAGATAATTTCTTGATAAATGATAGAgtagtttttaattttgcatGGAAAATAACTGTCTAGAATAAAAGATTTTACCAAGTCAAACTGTAAGTTCACACTTCTGTAGGCACTGCTTACACAAATCAAAAGGTACTAATTTATGGAGGCCACTTACTTTGTTCCTATTAGTCTAATAGGCATACCTggtatgaactgaatgtttgtctctccccacctcccaaggTCATGTCTTAAAAGCTCTAACCCCTGCAAtatgatgatatttggaggtgggggacTTCAGGAGGTAaattagatttagatgaggtcatgaaggtagGGCCCCATCATGTTATTAATGTCTTTGTGAGTAGAGAAAGACCAAagctccctctctctgccatgtgaggccACATTGAGGAGGTGGCTGTCAGCAaggcaggaagagagccctcagtGAGGAAgtgaatctgctggcaccttaatcttggacatCCCAGTttctagaattgtgagaaataaattccagttgtttaagccagccagtctatattttgttacagcagcccaagcagGCTAAGATACCTGAATTACCTTAGACATATAAAAACCCTGTCCCTAACGGACTTATACCCTAATTGgggaaataagacagaaaattaGAGGAAGCCCATTATAATACTTTTGTGATAAAATAAGTGCCAAAGATTTTTAAGCTTAATTTTTAGCTTTGTTTCTCAAAGGATCTCTTACTTGAGATAAGGATATAATGTAAAAAGTATAATAGTGAAGTTGTTTAATAAGGAGCAAGGCACTGAGAGAACAGTAACAATTCAAGATGGACTAGGGTCATGAGAAGAAGCTTGCAGATTACTGTTAGGCCGTTAGGGATGTTTGGGATCTAGATAGGTGGAGAGGTGTCAGGAGGAAATGCAGACGAATGGCCCAACATGGATTATGACAGTAAGCAGGAATGCAAGTCAGGAAGAAGACAGACCAGCCTGGAATGGAGTATTCATGACAGGGACTATGGAAGATTTAATCATGGAGGGAGCATGTGTGTAGATTATGAATACCTTTAACCGCTTAATCCAATTTGGATTTGATGTAATGGGTCCTTGTTTTTTCACTTCTGGGCATAACTAAATCAGGGTTGCTGAGAGTCTAGTTTAAAGAAAGATTtgaataattttcagaaaaagattCACTCCATAActttctttcaaaaaaagaaGGGGGTGGGTGTGGTAGTGGGAAGCATACTGCCTCTCAAGAAGTCTACCCTCAGTCTTAGCCATGGCTCTTGAGTATTTCTAATGGAAGAGGACATCCTGAAGTCTGCGTTAGCTGAATCTGAGACTCGGCAGACCTCATCATCTGTTACTTTCCTGAGCTCCAAAGTAATGGAGGTGAGCTGGGCCCGGGCCACCTTAGAGTCataaaccttcactggtatccaGTTTAGGGTCAcggtaagaaaaagagagaaatcactATGTCCATAATAAAGAGGTATTATTAGTTTCATTGAAAGATGAATTCTGCACCTCATTTTCTATCATGACCTTGTATAAACCTATCtgcacttcagttttctcatctgcaaagtagAGAGAATGATTTCAACTTCATAGAGTTGTtctgaggataaaatgagttcATATATTAAAGTTCTGTGATgggcttggcatatagtaagcaatTTATAAGGGAcaactatttttattatgttattacTTTATAATGAGTGTTTAGATGGATTAGAGAGCAAAAGTCATGAAGACAGACTACATTTGCATccaattttaaaagaactgaatCTGTCACCCCACTTCCCAAATAATGAGGTTTTACtgatagtaaaatattttaaaataataaaattaacattcatTTAATGTAGTGATTCATTTAATCACCCaggcattccataaatattttttaagtagcCACTAtcagccaggcactgttctaggcaatgGATAGAGCAGAGAACAAACTCCTGCCCTCATAATGGTTACGTTCATTACGTAGGGAAATAaatcatttcttcatctttagcTTTATCTAACATCCATTTGATTAGATATAATGAATTACAGTTTTTTTTattcttaccattttcttcagTGTTATATCCACCAACTCGTTTATTCCTTCATCAGTATCTTCTTCAGGTGACTGTTGGTGTAGACTGTTCAGCATGTCAAACGTTTTCTCTCGAGAAATGTAACCATCACCATTGAAACAGTAAACTTCAAAACAGACTTTTTAAAGCATACGAAATTTAAAGACTTGGATAAGAGCAGTTAAAATGTCATTAGTCTTCTCCTTAgttatttcaatatgtaattaaagaaggataaaaacaatTTATACAACCTATATTCTACATAGTGGAGGAATTTTATAAATCTTTCCACAAGATTAAATACCCCTGGGGatatgaaaagaaagaatttacacatacatatatagtgcacatatacatataaatatgtgtgtatctTAATGTTATAATGTCCTTCTTACATAGAGTGCAAAAACTAGTGTGTACACTTCACTATATCATTGACAAAGaacatttttcaatatatttggGTAGTGAGTCTGTCACGTCCTTGGGGTCTACCCATCTGCACTATCCAAAATGATCCATCTCTCCCTAGAGAGTGATTTCCATGACTTCCATTGCACTGTGTAAGCACTACTACAGTTCACTCATTCATCCCACAAATGACCTTACTCAGGTCCTGGGAATATAACAGTGAAGGAGTTCTTGTGGAGTTTGTAATCTAGTTAAATGTTTTaggacaggaaggaagggaggaagggagggagggagggagagagagcaggagaaaGATAGGAAGGGACGAAgcgggggagaaaaaaaaacaggtataaAATTCCAAAGCATCAGATTAATTCTGTCTTTTGTTGCATTTCTCCAATATATAGCATATATGAGTTTGTGACACAACCCTACTAGAAGTagtattttccccaaattaacATATCTTGAAATGTATATGAAACATTTTTAGGAAGTGGGATTAGAGGAGGAAAAAATTCTTGATAGTGTGATGCTATTCAATCATGTCTAGCTGCATTATGTCACGACCACTTTCACAAGAATTTACAACCACGAAACTTAACTTTTCATTTCTCAGTGAGACTTTTCTATAAGAACACTGCAACTATAAGAAACTAAAGTGACAACTATATATACGTGTTATCCCGTGAAAAATTAGATTGGAGAAAAGTGGGGGAAGAAAAGCACATAATGttgtaaggagaaaaaaaagaattatgtaatgtatgccaattatacttcaattttttaaaaaagcaaaaaaaaaaaaaaagagaaaagaaaaaaaggaacccccccccacaaaacagagaaacaaaaaagtcataaatgtcaaataaagttggtgagtttttaaaatgttgctaTCATTTTTGAAACGTGTGTTTAATTTAGAGATCTTTTGAACATCCCAAATCCAAATTCAAGTGGAAGAACAAGAAGGGATAAAAATTTCCTTATATACTCAGAACTCTGCATTCTTTTCTTAAGTAATTTGACACTTTAAGCAATTTGCTCCCTTGAAAACTGCTACTTAAAATTGTTCCTATTCTCTTTCCAGGGTTTCACACCCCAAATCCTGGCACAGGAGGTGTAAAACACAGATAATATACGTCACATCAATGGTAAGGGTGAGGTGAGGCCAGAGCTGTTCCTACAAAATTGTGAACTGGGAGATCTTTGTCTTTGGAATCCCTGGTCCTTTTCTGTAGGAAACTCCCTTTATAACCCTCCTTCCTCTGGGCTTTCACTGTCTcagccttctttcctctttcactgtctcagccttctttcctctctttttagtCTAACACTAGAGTATTGGTGTCTGAGGGTTGTGTGTTTTATCGTGTTTTGTGTCAATCCCTCACATTTTCTCTGATGGAAAGACAAGGAATAGCCTCACTGTGAACTGTATGCTGCCCCATATTCAAGGCCATTTTCTGCTGAGCCCAGAGGCAGCCCCAGAAACCTCAGCCTTGCCAGCTGATCAGAGTTGGCACATGTCCTGAACTTCAGTTGCTGTCCTTTGCCTGGGCCTTAAGCCGAAGAGCCATCCTGGTGACACTGGGGTATTACAGAACTAGTGAAGGAAGTGTTTGGAGACTCCGGATCTAGGGACTCTCCTAAAAAATAGGACACCCATTtcatctgtgttttgtttttgtttttgtaactcTCATGAACTATTTTTGCAAGG
The genomic region above belongs to Lagenorhynchus albirostris chromosome 8, mLagAlb1.1, whole genome shotgun sequence and contains:
- the LOC132524718 gene encoding LOW QUALITY PROTEIN: calaxin-like (The sequence of the model RefSeq protein was modified relative to this genomic sequence to represent the inferred CDS: inserted 1 base in 1 codon), whose amino-acid sequence is MDQKVLKKLVESISNTVKSLKKSEVECLIRIFHSLVERAVVRLDNTGLDHNTFRAILHSIFGMTDDMLMNRVFFAFDKDXNYINVKECVKGLSVFLRGTFEEKLKFCFEVYCFNGDGYISREKTFDMLNSLHQQSPEEDTDEGINELVDITLKKMDYDSNGKISFADFEKAVKEDKLLLQVFGPCLPEAKVQCQQPDWLRENFKGSEKKYLLDTYLCRTSTHY